The following are encoded in a window of Synergistota bacterium genomic DNA:
- the mce gene encoding methylmalonyl-CoA epimerase, with protein MKVIKVDHIGIAVKSISEALKLYEETLGIKCEGVEEVPDQKVKTAFLPVGDTEIELLESTAPDGPVAKFIEKRGEGLHHIALRVENIEEALEELKGKGIRLIDEKPRKGAGGARIAFLHPKATGGVLLEICERG; from the coding sequence ATGAAGGTTATAAAGGTGGATCACATAGGCATAGCGGTTAAAAGTATTTCGGAGGCACTGAAGCTGTACGAGGAGACTCTCGGAATTAAGTGTGAAGGTGTTGAAGAGGTTCCTGATCAGAAGGTTAAGACTGCTTTTCTCCCCGTTGGGGATACGGAGATTGAGCTTCTTGAATCTACGGCTCCAGATGGTCCGGTAGCTAAGTTCATTGAAAAGCGAGGAGAGGGTCTTCACCACATAGCTCTAAGGGTAGAGAATATAGAGGAAGCTTTAGAGGAACTTAAAGGAAAGGGGATAAGACTGATAGATGAAAAGCCCAGGAAGGGGGCAGGAGGAGCCCGCATAGCTTTTCTTCATCCGAAGGCTACAGGCGGAGTTTTGCTTGAAATCTGTGAGAGGGGGTAA
- the meaB gene encoding methylmalonyl Co-A mutase-associated GTPase MeaB, whose translation MRELIRKALAGDHISIGRIITIVEGGGEEGIELLRELYPFTGRAYYLGITGAPGVGKSTLVDKLIYHLRRKNKKAGVIAIDPSSPFTGGAFLGDRLRMQRHATDPGVFIRSMGSRGALGGLSKATADVAKVLDACGFDYVIIETVGAGQNEVDIVKTADTVILVLVPGMGDEIQVIKAGIMEIGDIFVVNKSDKDGADRLAKELKVWLEFGYGESEWIPPVIMTIAEDGTGVDKLVEEIDSHVRYLRESGELLKRRKKRVESELRIALEEKIRERVEKLLRGETLDLYVEQILNKEIDPYALVSEIIGKVVKGGQIK comes from the coding sequence GTGAGAGAGCTAATTAGAAAGGCTCTTGCCGGAGATCATATTTCCATAGGCAGAATAATAACAATAGTTGAAGGCGGAGGAGAAGAAGGGATAGAGCTCCTGCGGGAGCTCTATCCTTTTACCGGCAGGGCTTATTATTTGGGTATAACGGGCGCTCCGGGCGTGGGAAAAAGCACGCTCGTTGATAAGCTAATATATCATTTAAGAAGAAAGAACAAAAAAGCAGGTGTTATAGCTATAGACCCTTCCAGTCCCTTTACTGGAGGAGCCTTTCTTGGGGATAGGCTTAGAATGCAGCGACATGCCACGGATCCGGGTGTTTTTATAAGGAGTATGGGCTCAAGAGGGGCTTTAGGGGGGCTATCGAAAGCTACCGCTGATGTAGCTAAGGTTCTTGATGCCTGTGGATTCGACTACGTTATCATAGAGACGGTGGGAGCTGGTCAAAACGAGGTAGATATAGTTAAGACCGCTGATACCGTTATACTTGTACTCGTTCCTGGTATGGGAGATGAAATTCAGGTTATAAAAGCTGGCATAATGGAAATAGGTGATATATTTGTTGTCAACAAATCGGATAAAGATGGAGCTGATAGGCTTGCCAAGGAACTAAAGGTCTGGCTTGAATTCGGTTATGGGGAGTCTGAATGGATTCCACCGGTTATTATGACCATAGCTGAGGACGGAACCGGTGTGGATAAGCTTGTAGAGGAGATAGATAGTCACGTACGCTATCTCCGCGAGAGTGGAGAGCTCTTAAAAAGAAGGAAGAAGCGTGTTGAATCGGAGCTCAGGATAGCCCTTGAAGAAAAAATAAGAGAGCGAGTGGAAAAATTGTTGAGGGGAGAAACCTTGGATTTGTACGTGGAACAGATCCTTAATAAGGAGATAGACCCATATGCTCTTGTTAGTGAAATTATAGGAAAGGTTGTGAAGGGGGGTCAGATAAAATGA
- a CDS encoding cobalamin B12-binding domain-containing protein, translated as MIDKKIRVLIAKPGLDGHDRGAKVVARGLRDAGMEVIYTGLRQTPEQIVQTAIQEDVDAIGLSILSGAHEYYCRRVIELLKEKGAENILVVAGGVIPPEDVPALKEIGVAEVFGPGTPISRMVEFLRQAVRK; from the coding sequence ATGATCGATAAAAAGATAAGAGTTTTGATAGCTAAGCCGGGGCTTGACGGGCACGATCGGGGAGCAAAGGTAGTGGCTCGGGGACTTAGAGATGCGGGTATGGAGGTAATTTATACAGGGTTGAGGCAAACTCCAGAGCAAATAGTTCAAACTGCGATTCAGGAGGATGTAGATGCTATAGGGTTAAGTATTCTTTCTGGGGCTCATGAGTATTATTGTAGAAGGGTGATAGAGCTTCTTAAGGAAAAAGGAGCGGAAAACATCTTAGTAGTGGCGGGTGGGGTTATTCCCCCTGAGGATGTTCCTGCTCTTAAGGAGATAGGAGTAGCGGAAGTGTTTGGTCCCGGAACGCCCATATCAAGAATGGTAGAATTTTTAAGGCAGGCTGTTAGGAAGTGA
- a CDS encoding methylmalonyl-CoA mutase family protein, whose translation MFKEEAIEKIKKKKAEWKEKVLDKTLAKRPEMREEFKTGSNIPVERVYTPEDISEMDYVEDLGFPGDYPFTRGVQPTMYRGRFWTMRQYAGFATAEESNKRYKYLLEQGQTGLSVAFDLPTQIGYDSDHPLAQGEVGKVGVAIDSLEDMEILFDGIPLDKVSTSMTINAPAAILWAMYMAVAEKQGVSFDKLRGTIQNDILKEYIARGTYIFPPKPSMRLITDIFEFGSKHVPKWNTISISGYHIREAGATAVQEVAFTLADGIAYVEAAMKKGLDPNVFGQRLSFFFNAHNDFLEEIAKFRAARRLWAKIMKERFGVTNPRAMMLRFHTQTGGSTLTAQQPLNNIIRVTIQALAAVLGGTQSLHTNSYDEALALPTEESVRIALRTQQIIAYESGVTNTVDPLAGSYYIEWLTTKIEKEAMKLIEKIDELGGMVEAIEKGFVQKEIQDSAYRYQVEVEKGEKIVVGVNKFQIDEDLSGLKLLKVDPSIAEKQVKRLHELKQRRDNIRVKSVLEDLRKAAQDESVNLMPYFLEAVKAYATEGEICDVLRDVFGVYVEKIVL comes from the coding sequence TTGTTTAAGGAGGAAGCGATAGAGAAGATAAAGAAGAAAAAGGCGGAATGGAAGGAGAAGGTGCTTGATAAGACCCTTGCTAAGAGGCCTGAGATGAGAGAGGAGTTTAAAACGGGGTCTAATATCCCCGTTGAGCGCGTTTACACTCCTGAGGATATAAGCGAGATGGATTATGTTGAGGATCTTGGATTTCCTGGCGATTACCCATTTACTCGTGGCGTTCAGCCAACGATGTACAGAGGCAGATTCTGGACGATGAGGCAATACGCCGGTTTTGCAACTGCGGAAGAATCTAACAAGAGGTATAAGTATCTGTTAGAACAGGGGCAGACGGGTTTAAGTGTTGCTTTCGATTTGCCGACCCAGATAGGTTATGACTCTGATCATCCGCTTGCTCAAGGAGAAGTTGGGAAAGTGGGGGTTGCAATAGACTCTCTTGAGGATATGGAGATACTTTTCGATGGGATTCCTCTTGATAAGGTTAGTACCTCTATGACCATAAACGCACCGGCTGCAATTTTGTGGGCTATGTACATGGCGGTTGCTGAGAAGCAAGGTGTATCGTTTGATAAGCTAAGGGGTACTATACAGAATGATATCCTTAAGGAATATATAGCGAGAGGAACTTATATATTCCCTCCCAAGCCTTCTATGAGACTTATAACCGATATTTTTGAGTTTGGTAGTAAACACGTGCCTAAATGGAATACTATAAGTATAAGCGGTTATCACATAAGGGAAGCGGGGGCTACTGCGGTTCAGGAGGTAGCCTTTACGCTTGCAGATGGTATAGCTTATGTCGAGGCTGCGATGAAGAAGGGACTGGATCCTAACGTATTTGGTCAGAGATTATCTTTCTTCTTCAACGCTCATAATGATTTTCTTGAGGAGATAGCGAAATTTAGAGCTGCGAGGAGACTCTGGGCTAAGATAATGAAGGAGCGTTTTGGAGTTACGAATCCTCGGGCTATGATGCTTAGATTCCATACTCAAACGGGAGGGTCTACTTTAACCGCTCAGCAGCCATTAAATAACATAATAAGGGTTACTATTCAGGCTCTTGCGGCGGTGCTTGGCGGTACGCAATCTCTTCACACTAATTCCTATGATGAGGCTCTTGCTCTTCCCACGGAGGAATCTGTTCGCATAGCTCTAAGAACCCAGCAGATAATAGCCTATGAAAGTGGGGTAACAAATACGGTTGATCCATTGGCAGGTTCTTATTATATAGAGTGGCTGACCACCAAAATAGAGAAAGAAGCCATGAAGCTGATTGAGAAGATAGATGAGCTCGGTGGTATGGTAGAGGCAATAGAAAAGGGATTTGTGCAAAAGGAGATTCAGGATAGCGCGTATAGATATCAGGTAGAGGTTGAGAAGGGTGAGAAGATAGTCGTTGGGGTTAATAAGTTCCAGATAGATGAGGATTTAAGCGGGCTTAAGCTCCTTAAGGTTGATCCCTCGATAGCGGAAAAGCAGGTTAAGAGACTGCACGAGCTTAAGCAAAGAAGAGACAATATCAGAGTTAAGAGCGTTCTTGAGGATTTGAGAAAAGCCGCTCAAGATGAAAGCGTGAATCTTATGCCCTACTTCTTAGAAGCCGTGAAGGCTTACGCTACCGAGGGAGAAATCTGTGACGTTTTAAGGGATGTTTTCGGCGTTTATGTGGAGAAGATAGTCCTTTAA
- a CDS encoding RtcB family protein: MGIESILKKIDDVRWLLPENYKSGMRVPGMIFADREVLKSLEKEKVYEQVANVATLPGIVGYSFGMPDIHWGYGFPIGGVAAMRVEDGVISPGGVGYDISCGVRLLVSQLGRKEVESRIDVLINRLFSAIPCGVGGKGKIKLKPRELEDVLTMGAHWAVEMGYGEKSDLKCIEEGGRMKRANPDKVSRRAKERGAPQLGTLGSGNHFLEVQYVEEVYLEDVARKWGLEKGIVTVMIHCGSRGLGHQVCDDYVRVMRNRMRSYGINVPDKQLACVPIKSKEGEDYIQAMSAATNYAFANREVITHWVRDVFYKTFGKDIYLRLLYDVSHNIAHVEKHVWDGKEIEVCVHRKGATRAFGPGSRYVPEPYRDMGQPVIIPGSMGTPSYVLLGTKRAEKETFASTCHGAGRVMSRHAAVRGLRGRDLTGELAEIGVKVKARDRGTLYEEAPEAYKDIDKVVEIVDKAGISKKVVRLRPLGVIKG, translated from the coding sequence ATGGGTATAGAATCTATTTTGAAAAAGATCGATGATGTTAGATGGTTGCTTCCTGAGAATTATAAATCTGGGATGCGTGTTCCAGGCATGATTTTTGCAGATAGGGAAGTGCTGAAAAGCTTAGAAAAAGAGAAGGTTTATGAGCAGGTTGCTAATGTTGCTACTCTTCCTGGCATAGTTGGATACTCCTTTGGTATGCCTGATATTCACTGGGGATATGGTTTCCCCATTGGAGGAGTAGCTGCCATGAGAGTTGAAGACGGGGTCATTTCACCAGGAGGGGTTGGTTACGATATATCTTGTGGAGTGAGGCTTCTCGTAAGTCAGCTGGGGAGAAAAGAAGTCGAATCGAGGATAGATGTCCTTATAAATAGGCTTTTTTCTGCTATACCCTGTGGTGTGGGAGGTAAAGGTAAGATAAAGCTGAAGCCACGAGAGCTTGAAGATGTTTTAACGATGGGGGCTCATTGGGCAGTTGAAATGGGATATGGTGAGAAAAGCGATCTTAAGTGTATCGAGGAAGGAGGAAGAATGAAAAGAGCGAACCCGGATAAGGTGAGCAGAAGGGCGAAAGAAAGAGGTGCTCCTCAGCTTGGTACGCTTGGTTCAGGAAATCACTTTTTAGAGGTTCAGTATGTTGAGGAAGTGTATCTTGAAGATGTCGCTCGGAAGTGGGGACTGGAAAAGGGAATCGTTACGGTTATGATACACTGTGGTTCCCGTGGACTGGGACATCAGGTATGTGATGACTATGTTAGGGTTATGAGGAATCGCATGAGATCCTATGGCATAAACGTTCCGGATAAGCAACTTGCTTGCGTTCCAATTAAATCGAAAGAAGGAGAGGATTATATACAGGCTATGTCTGCAGCTACTAACTATGCTTTTGCTAATAGGGAGGTCATTACGCACTGGGTAAGGGACGTCTTTTATAAAACCTTTGGGAAGGATATCTACCTAAGACTCCTTTATGATGTGTCTCACAATATAGCTCATGTAGAAAAGCATGTATGGGATGGTAAGGAAATAGAGGTATGCGTTCACAGGAAGGGAGCGACGCGAGCCTTTGGTCCAGGATCAAGGTACGTGCCTGAACCTTATAGGGATATGGGTCAGCCGGTCATAATTCCAGGCAGTATGGGTACACCTTCATATGTACTTTTGGGAACGAAGCGAGCTGAGAAAGAGACTTTTGCTTCTACCTGCCATGGGGCTGGTAGAGTTATGAGTAGGCACGCAGCAGTTAGGGGACTCAGGGGAAGAGATTTGACCGGAGAGCTTGCTGAAATAGGGGTGAAGGTCAAAGCAAGGGATAGAGGAACCTTGTATGAAGAGGCTCCAGAGGCCTATAAGGATATAGACAAAGTAGTTGAAATAGTGGATAAAGCAGGTATCTCGAAGAAAGTTGTGAGACTTAGGCCTTTGGGAGTTATAAAGGGTTGA
- the ftsZ gene encoding cell division protein FtsZ, with protein MIEILKDEENRRIGAEIRVIGVGGGGNNALNRMIEAGLNGVKFIAVNTDLQALNLSKAPVKLQIGDKLTRGLGAGANPEIGKKAAEEDRDKIAEVLKGADMVFITAGMGGGTGTGASPIIAEVAKELGVLTVGVVTKPFLFEGRKRMLQAEEGINLLREKVDALIVIPNDKLLDVADKNTPLLEAFRMADDVLRQGVQGISDLITIPGLINVDFADVEAIMKEAGSALMGVGYGKGESRALEAAKAAISSPLLESSIEGAKGILLNISGGVDLTLKEVHDAADLITKVADKDANIIFGAVIKEDMNDEVMITVIATGFDSKPKRTRAPIDIESFGPIIDSEDIDIPPYLRRRREGSGSSADINLR; from the coding sequence ATGATAGAAATACTTAAGGACGAGGAGAATAGGAGAATTGGTGCGGAAATACGAGTTATAGGGGTGGGAGGAGGAGGAAATAACGCTTTAAACAGAATGATAGAAGCGGGGCTTAATGGTGTTAAATTTATAGCTGTAAATACCGATCTTCAGGCTCTGAATCTTTCCAAGGCTCCGGTGAAGCTCCAGATAGGAGACAAGCTTACGAGAGGGCTCGGAGCAGGAGCAAATCCAGAGATAGGCAAGAAAGCTGCGGAGGAGGATAGGGATAAGATAGCTGAGGTTCTTAAGGGAGCGGATATGGTCTTTATAACTGCCGGCATGGGAGGGGGAACCGGAACAGGAGCTTCTCCTATAATAGCGGAGGTGGCTAAAGAGCTCGGTGTATTAACGGTAGGGGTAGTTACTAAACCTTTCCTTTTTGAGGGACGTAAGAGAATGCTTCAGGCAGAGGAGGGAATTAATCTTCTTCGTGAAAAGGTTGATGCACTTATTGTTATACCTAATGATAAGCTTCTCGATGTTGCTGACAAAAATACTCCTCTTCTTGAGGCTTTCAGAATGGCTGATGATGTTTTAAGACAGGGAGTTCAAGGGATATCTGATCTTATAACTATTCCTGGTTTGATAAACGTTGATTTTGCTGATGTTGAAGCGATAATGAAGGAAGCCGGTTCTGCCCTTATGGGTGTTGGCTATGGAAAGGGAGAAAGTAGAGCTTTAGAAGCTGCTAAGGCTGCTATCTCAAGTCCATTGCTTGAAAGTTCAATAGAAGGGGCCAAGGGGATACTTCTCAATATCTCTGGGGGGGTTGATCTAACCCTTAAGGAAGTTCACGATGCTGCTGATCTTATAACCAAAGTAGCTGATAAAGATGCTAACATAATCTTTGGAGCCGTGATAAAAGAGGACATGAACGATGAAGTTATGATAACGGTTATAGCTACAGGTTTTGACTCTAAACCCAAGAGAACGAGAGCGCCCATAGATATAGAGAGTTTTGGACCTATTATAGACTCTGAAGATATAGATATCCCGCCGTATCTCAGGAGAAGGAGAGAGGGAAGTGGATCATCTGCTGATATAAATCTTAGATAA
- the ftsA gene encoding cell division protein FtsA yields the protein MRSKQGAIVGLDVGTTKICALVAEPTEEGGLEIKGLSLVKAQGMRKGVIVDLESAIKSVERAVAEASQRTGVQIASAFIGVAGSHISTMRNRGVTLISGEAREIGREDLNRVMEAAQAVSIPQDKRVIHVLPMEFIVDGQRGIKDPLGMAGIKLEAEVLIILGSYTSIQSTINCVARAGVEVEGTLLEPLASAEAVLYPTERELGVLVIDIGGGTTDIAVFLEGNIKHTAVIPVGGDHITNDIATVFKVPLSVAEDIKIKHGCASVDMAEAGLDIELKTPAGKGEGSGYIPHRELCDVIEARVEEMFILVRKELNKSQCSAYLPAGAVITGGVALLKGIDEVARRVLDLPVRIGRPLDVGGLSDMVASPIFSTAVGLVRYGFQQRVSGGKTFKNNPTLRGSWLDRLREKIVRIFVDFF from the coding sequence ATGAGGTCAAAGCAGGGCGCGATTGTGGGACTTGATGTAGGAACTACAAAAATTTGTGCTCTTGTGGCTGAGCCTACTGAAGAAGGCGGTTTGGAAATAAAGGGGCTCAGCCTTGTTAAGGCTCAGGGCATGAGAAAAGGAGTAATAGTGGACCTTGAGAGTGCCATTAAGAGCGTTGAAAGGGCAGTAGCAGAGGCTTCTCAAAGAACGGGGGTTCAAATAGCAAGTGCGTTCATAGGGGTTGCTGGTTCTCATATATCTACAATGCGTAATAGGGGCGTTACATTGATAAGTGGGGAAGCGCGGGAGATAGGGAGAGAGGATCTAAATAGGGTTATGGAGGCAGCGCAAGCGGTATCTATTCCTCAAGATAAGAGGGTTATTCATGTACTTCCTATGGAGTTTATAGTTGATGGCCAGAGGGGAATTAAGGATCCACTTGGTATGGCTGGCATAAAGCTTGAGGCTGAGGTTCTTATAATATTAGGTTCTTATACTTCTATACAAAGTACTATAAATTGTGTTGCAAGAGCGGGAGTCGAGGTTGAGGGAACTTTGCTAGAACCACTTGCCTCCGCAGAAGCTGTCCTTTATCCGACAGAGAGGGAGCTCGGGGTTCTGGTTATAGATATAGGTGGAGGTACGACTGACATAGCGGTTTTCCTTGAGGGGAATATAAAACATACTGCTGTTATCCCAGTGGGAGGAGATCACATAACAAATGATATAGCTACTGTATTTAAAGTGCCTTTGAGCGTTGCTGAGGATATAAAAATAAAGCATGGATGTGCTTCTGTGGATATGGCAGAGGCTGGCCTGGATATAGAGTTGAAAACTCCGGCGGGAAAGGGAGAGGGTAGTGGTTATATCCCTCATCGGGAGCTATGTGATGTTATAGAAGCAAGAGTGGAGGAGATGTTTATTCTGGTTAGAAAAGAGCTCAATAAATCTCAGTGTTCTGCGTATCTTCCTGCGGGAGCGGTTATAACTGGAGGAGTGGCTTTGCTCAAAGGCATAGATGAGGTAGCGAGAAGAGTATTAGATCTCCCAGTTCGAATAGGTAGACCGCTCGATGTAGGAGGATTATCGGACATGGTTGCGAGTCCGATTTTCTCAACTGCAGTGGGTCTCGTTAGATATGGGTTTCAACAGAGGGTTTCTGGTGGGAAAACTTTTAAGAACAATCCGACCCTTAGGGGGAGCTGGTTAGATAGATTAAGGGAAAAAATAGTGAGGATATTTGTTGATTTCTTCTAA
- a CDS encoding FtsQ-type POTRA domain-containing protein — protein MSQRSRFIFRVLLIAGSAIGLYIFLFHSTFFSLKNLEIQGRTSISVELIKHTISIPWGKNIWWINRRAIASEIERNWFVKVVGIKRKLPSTLVVKIRDQIPVALVKSQNGTWLLSGSGLLWPLLKEPFVNKFSNLCKIAYPEGKISWFPGKKTGDKNLRMALSLLRSLGRIEELKISDSDITVFFLNFKIIFPRSGSLEDKLRNLKAVLDRFSSRKGKWVIDLRFRNMVIVRERGK, from the coding sequence TTGAGCCAGAGATCGCGCTTTATATTTAGAGTTCTTCTTATTGCGGGGTCAGCTATAGGTTTATACATATTCCTCTTTCACTCGACCTTTTTCTCTCTTAAGAATTTGGAGATTCAAGGAAGGACATCGATTTCGGTTGAGCTGATTAAACACACTATCTCTATTCCATGGGGAAAGAATATCTGGTGGATTAATAGAAGAGCTATCGCTTCGGAGATAGAAAGAAATTGGTTCGTAAAAGTAGTTGGTATAAAGAGAAAATTACCGTCTACCTTGGTTGTTAAGATACGAGATCAGATTCCTGTGGCTCTTGTGAAGTCCCAAAATGGGACGTGGTTGCTTAGCGGAAGTGGTTTATTATGGCCTTTGCTTAAGGAACCGTTCGTTAATAAGTTTTCTAATCTATGTAAGATAGCTTATCCAGAAGGCAAGATCTCATGGTTTCCAGGGAAGAAAACGGGGGATAAGAATTTGAGAATGGCCCTTTCTCTCCTTCGCTCTTTGGGAAGAATCGAGGAGCTCAAAATAAGCGATAGTGATATTACAGTGTTTTTTCTAAACTTTAAAATAATTTTTCCAAGAAGCGGGAGTTTAGAAGATAAGCTGAGGAACCTTAAGGCCGTATTAGATAGATTTTCCTCAAGGAAAGGCAAATGGGTTATAGACTTAAGGTTTAGAAATATGGTTATAGTAAGGGAGAGGGGTAAATGA
- the murB gene encoding UDP-N-acetylmuramate dehydrogenase has protein sequence MKIRRLLSKIKGTVLREEPLSNHTSIGIGGPADYLIIPEDVDDVRRVISFSAEEGLKLLFLGQGSNVLIGDDGFRGIVLKFAEVGNFQCVRLLNGCKLEAQVGTSLKRLINLSQEKGLSGLEFAIGIPGSLGGAIWTNAGANSHAIGDLVERIFVVKEDGEVSELNGNDVKFSYRYSTFQQRKWFIWKAVLKLQPSTPANIAKKIRAFWERRRKQPFAYPSAGCIFKNPPGDFAGRLIEKAGCKGLVIGGAKVSESHANFIINIGGAKASDVLQLMELIKNRVREKFGIELEPEIALYI, from the coding sequence ATGAAGATTAGGCGTCTTCTTAGTAAGATAAAGGGAACCGTTTTAAGGGAGGAACCTTTAAGTAATCATACTTCTATAGGTATAGGAGGGCCTGCGGATTACCTGATTATTCCTGAAGATGTGGACGATGTGCGAAGGGTTATCTCGTTCTCGGCCGAGGAGGGGCTTAAGCTTCTCTTCCTTGGCCAAGGAAGTAATGTCTTAATAGGTGATGATGGATTTCGAGGTATAGTTCTTAAATTTGCGGAAGTAGGGAACTTTCAGTGTGTGCGTCTTCTTAACGGCTGTAAGCTGGAAGCGCAAGTGGGTACCTCCTTAAAGAGATTAATAAATCTGTCCCAAGAAAAGGGGTTGTCTGGGCTTGAGTTTGCTATAGGTATTCCAGGATCTCTTGGAGGAGCTATATGGACCAATGCGGGGGCAAACTCTCATGCTATAGGAGACCTTGTTGAGAGAATATTTGTCGTTAAAGAAGATGGGGAAGTAAGCGAGCTTAATGGGAATGATGTAAAGTTTTCCTATAGGTATTCTACTTTTCAGCAAAGAAAATGGTTTATATGGAAAGCGGTTTTAAAGCTTCAGCCTTCCACGCCTGCGAATATCGCGAAAAAGATTAGAGCGTTTTGGGAGAGAAGGAGAAAACAGCCCTTCGCTTACCCAAGCGCTGGATGTATATTTAAGAATCCACCCGGTGATTTCGCGGGGAGATTGATAGAAAAAGCGGGATGCAAAGGTCTCGTTATAGGAGGAGCTAAGGTTTCTGAGAGTCACGCAAACTTCATAATAAATATCGGTGGAGCCAAAGCAAGCGATGTTCTTCAACTTATGGAACTGATAAAAAATAGAGTTCGCGAAAAGTTTGGTATAGAGCTTGAGCCAGAGATCGCGCTTTATATTTAG
- the murC gene encoding UDP-N-acetylmuramate--L-alanine ligase: MLRLDDKYHFIGIGGVGMSALAFLLLEMGVEVSGSDIGESVFINRLLERGVKVFRRHDPSNLNGATYVVYSSAISGENPELREALRRGLKVMHRADLLGMLMRPYKGIGITGTHGKTTTSAMAIKALSDVGLDPVGVVGGDYPYIGGNYRWGKGDFFIAEIDESDGSFLKLPRLYCLLITNLEEEHMEHYADFNELKNKVKELASLAEVVVFNADDPVIGNMDLEGLSYGFDYGMIRGRVIDLSSLRIEGYGDLRLKVVGKHNLYNALGIVALSKAIGLNVDMVAQSLAEFNGVKRRMEVIGEAQGIVFMDDYAHHPTEIKAVLETIRSMEGKKRLVVLFQPHRYSRTARMYGEIANSLKLADWIGITEIYPAAETPIEGVSGRLIYEVLFQKRKDAVFFFKTLDQAKEALKSELKRGDLFLTMGAGDVYKIGETLFAEFKEGCS, translated from the coding sequence TTGCTCAGATTGGATGATAAATATCACTTCATAGGAATTGGTGGGGTTGGAATGAGCGCTTTGGCATTTCTCTTGCTTGAAATGGGGGTTGAGGTATCTGGTTCTGATATAGGAGAATCGGTTTTCATTAATCGTTTGCTTGAAAGAGGCGTTAAGGTATTTCGTAGGCACGATCCTTCTAACCTAAATGGGGCAACATATGTTGTTTATTCTTCGGCCATAAGCGGGGAAAATCCGGAGCTCAGAGAAGCTTTAAGAAGAGGTCTTAAAGTTATGCATAGAGCGGATCTTCTTGGAATGCTGATGAGGCCATATAAGGGTATAGGCATTACCGGAACGCATGGTAAGACAACCACATCTGCTATGGCAATTAAGGCTCTAAGCGATGTGGGGTTAGACCCTGTGGGAGTGGTTGGTGGAGATTATCCCTATATAGGTGGCAATTATAGATGGGGAAAGGGAGATTTCTTCATTGCTGAGATAGATGAAAGCGATGGAAGTTTTCTTAAATTACCCCGTCTTTATTGCTTGTTAATCACGAATCTTGAAGAAGAACATATGGAGCATTACGCTGATTTTAATGAACTTAAGAATAAGGTTAAGGAGCTCGCAAGCCTCGCAGAAGTCGTCGTATTTAACGCGGATGATCCCGTTATCGGAAATATGGACTTGGAAGGGTTGTCTTATGGATTTGATTATGGCATGATTAGAGGTAGAGTTATTGATCTTTCATCTCTGCGTATAGAAGGGTATGGGGATTTAAGACTGAAGGTTGTGGGAAAGCATAATCTTTATAATGCTTTAGGTATAGTAGCGTTAAGTAAAGCTATAGGTTTGAATGTGGATATGGTTGCACAGTCTCTTGCGGAGTTTAATGGAGTTAAGAGGAGAATGGAAGTTATAGGGGAAGCTCAGGGAATAGTCTTTATGGATGATTACGCTCATCACCCTACGGAGATAAAGGCGGTCCTGGAGACGATTCGCTCAATGGAAGGGAAGAAAAGATTGGTAGTGCTTTTTCAGCCTCATCGCTACTCACGCACTGCTCGCATGTATGGAGAAATAGCGAATTCCTTGAAGCTCGCTGACTGGATTGGAATAACCGAGATATATCCCGCTGCGGAAACGCCCATAGAAGGCGTAAGTGGAAGATTGATCTACGAAGTTTTGTTCCAAAAGAGAAAGGACGCTGTTTTTTTCTTCAAAACACTTGATCAAGCTAAAGAGGCTTTAAAGAGTGAGCTGAAAAGAGGAGACCTTTTTCTTACAATGGGAGCGGGTGATGTGTATAAGATTGGAGAAACCCTATTTGCCGAGTTTAAGGAGGGTTGTTCATGA